The Sinorhizobium fredii genome contains the following window.
AGCACCATGCCTCGACCGCTTCGCTTCCTCACCTACAATGTCCATGCCTGCTTCGGGACCGACCGAAGGCTCGACCCGGCGCGCATAGCCGCGGTGATCGGCGAATGCCGGCCCGACATCATCGCCCTGCAGGAGGTGGACGTCGGACGTGCCCGCAGCGGCGGCACAGACCAGGCGCATATGATCGCCACCCACCTCAACATGGCCGCGCATTTTCATCCGGCTCTGCACCTGAAGGACGAGCGGTACGGCGACGCGGTGCTGACGGCGCTGCCGATGCGGCTCGTGAAGGCGGATGTGCTGCCGTCGACCGGGGAGCCGCGCGGAGCGCTCTGGGTGGAGATCGATCTCGCTCATGCCAAGCTTCAAGTCATCGTCACCCATCTCGGGCTGCGCGGTTCGGAGCGGGTCCGCCAGGCGACGGCTTTGCTCGGTCCCGGCTGGCTCGGCGGCATAGGGCAGGGAGACGCGCGTGTGATCCTTGCGGGCGACCTCAACGCCATCGCCCGCTCGGCCGCTTACAGGCTGCTGGCGACACATCTCAAGGACGTACAGGTCCAATCGAATGGCAAGCCGCGCCCGACCTTTCCCTCCCGCTTGCCGCTGCTGCGGATCGACCATGTCTTCGTCGGCGACGGGATAAGTGTCCGCGATTGCAAGGTGCATAGCAGCGTCCTTGCGCGGGTTGCTTCCGATCATCTGCCGGTCCTGGTCGAATTAGACATCGAGCCGACTGCCAAAGGGTGCCTGACCGAGGCGGACGATCGCCTGGAAGGGACGCAACGCCGGTGACGGATCTAGAGTGGGGGAGGCGGCGATGAACTGTCGCGTTCCCGGTTGTGGGCACGCCATGTATCGAGCAGCAGCAAAGTCACCGTGAAAGTCACCGGTCCGATCACCAGCCCTGCCGGTCCGAAGACGATGACGCCGCCGATCATGCTCATGAATGCCACGACAGTGTGCAGCTTCAGCCGTTCCCCGACGAACATCGGATAGAGCAGGTTGTCGACGGTTGCCACCACGCCGGCGCCCCAGACAGTCAGGATCAGCGCCTTGCCCCATTCGCCGGTCAGCGCAAGCGACAGAGCGGCCGGAATCCAGATGATGAAGGCGCCGAGAACCGGCACCATCGCCAGCAGGCCCATTGCAAGACCCCAGAGGAGCGGCGACGGCAGACCAAGCAGCCAGAACATCAGGCCGCCCAAGGTGCCCTGCACCAGCGCGACAGCGAAGGTCCCGAAGACGATCGCGTGCACCGTTTCGCTGACGCGCAGGAACAGCCTGTTCATCTCTGGGGATGTCAGCGGAGAGAAGTTCTTGAGCATGGCCAGGGCTTCGCGGCCGTCGCGCAGGAAATAGAAAAGGAAATAGAAGGTTAGCACGAGGTCGATAATCTGCACCACCGATCGGCGGACCAGGATTGCGCTGAAATTGGTGAGCAAGGTCGCGGCGTTGCCTGCAAGCCCAGCGAGGTCGAGCTGGGTCTCGATCCACAGCAGAACCAGCCCGATACGCGGATAGCTGGCAATGGCGTCGCGCCAGCTTCCCGTCCTCAGCCCTTCCGCGATGATCTGGGCGCCCTTGGCTGCCTCGTTGACCAGCCGCTCGGCAATCAGCATGAGCGGCACGGCGACGATGAAGGCGGCAATCGCC
Protein-coding sequences here:
- a CDS encoding endonuclease/exonuclease/phosphatase family protein, coding for MPRPLRFLTYNVHACFGTDRRLDPARIAAVIGECRPDIIALQEVDVGRARSGGTDQAHMIATHLNMAAHFHPALHLKDERYGDAVLTALPMRLVKADVLPSTGEPRGALWVEIDLAHAKLQVIVTHLGLRGSERVRQATALLGPGWLGGIGQGDARVILAGDLNAIARSAAYRLLATHLKDVQVQSNGKPRPTFPSRLPLLRIDHVFVGDGISVRDCKVHSSVLARVASDHLPVLVELDIEPTAKGCLTEADDRLEGTQRR
- a CDS encoding AI-2E family transporter, with the translated sequence MARNVSAEAEQEAPDRLLTARRSRSLVILIAIAAGIVVCYLLAVPFLPALTWALVLAIMFHPLHRRIAKDLRYPEIAAAATVAIAAFIVAVPLMLIAERLVNEAAKGAQIIAEGLRTGSWRDAIASYPRIGLVLLWIETQLDLAGLAGNAATLLTNFSAILVRRSVVQIIDLVLTFYFLFYFLRDGREALAMLKNFSPLTSPEMNRLFLRVSETVHAIVFGTFAVALVQGTLGGLMFWLLGLPSPLLWGLAMGLLAMVPVLGAFIIWIPAALSLALTGEWGKALILTVWGAGVVATVDNLLYPMFVGERLKLHTVVAFMSMIGGVIVFGPAGLVIGPVTFTVTLLLLDTWRAHNRERDSSSPPPPL